From Ptychodera flava strain L36383 chromosome 2, AS_Pfla_20210202, whole genome shotgun sequence, the proteins below share one genomic window:
- the LOC139123898 gene encoding nucleolar protein 58-like, with translation MEERIEKKSKKKRFFFKKKAKKEIQRQQEFLDAVWNIRDAMVSEIKKNRLVAYDSIQNQETKEQIERDRKILEDAQESLKEKIEKIEMTEAAESCKKWIKERKACQGEDEVIEREMAERREKITQSRMRSAQKREERAALQKDRSFEDCFAKLKAMAKIE, from the coding sequence ATGGAAGAGAGGATTGAGAAAAAGAGCAAGAAGAAGAGGTTCTTTTTTAAAAAGAAGGCGAAAAAAGAAATCCAACGCCAGCAGGAATTTCTTGACGCTGTCTGGAACATCAGAGATGCAATGGTCAGTGAGATAAAGAAAAACCGCTTGGTGGCGTATGACTCAATACAAAACCAGGAGACGAAGGAGCAGATAGAACGCGATAGAAAGATATTAGAAGACGCACAAGAAAGTCTCAAggagaaaattgagaaaattgaaatgacAGAAGCAGCTGAGAGTTGCAAGAAATGGATCAAGGAAAGAAAAGCTTGCCAGGGTGAGGATGAGGTCATCGAACGTGAGATGGCCGAACGAAGGGAGAAGATCACTCAGAGTAGGATGCGCAGTGCACAGAAAAGGGAAGAGAGAGCTGCCCTCCAAAAAGATAGGTCATTCGAAGATTGCTTTGCTAAACTAAAAGCCATGGCCAAGATCGAGTGA